A genomic stretch from Pagrus major chromosome 3, Pma_NU_1.0 includes:
- the LOC140993860 gene encoding cholecystokinin-like, whose amino-acid sequence MTAGLCVCVVLAVLCTSCLGLPFSSQLLDEGQRSIAVPSEAFLEADTHTLGEHHLQHSRSAPQLKALPLAEEDADSRANLSELLARLISSRKGSVRRNSTANSRGGGLSANHRIADRDYLGWMDFGRRSAEEYEYSS is encoded by the exons ATGACtgcagggctgtgtgtgtgtgtcgtgctGGCAGTCCTGTGTACGAGCTGTTTGGGGCTCCCCTTCTCCTCCCAGCTCCTCGACGAGGGCCAGCGCTCCATCGCTGTTCCATCTGAAG CTTTCCTCGAGGCTGATACCCACACCTTGGGAGAGCACCACCTCCAACACAGCCGCTCTGCCCCCCAGCTGAAAGCTCTTCCTCTGGCTGAGGAGGATGCAGACTCCCGAGCCAACCTCAGCGAGCTGCTGGCAAGACTCATCTCGTCCaggaaag GCTCCGTGCGCAGGAACTCCACGGCGAACAGCAGAGGCGGTGGACTGAGTGCCAACCACCGGATAGCAGACAGGGACTACTTGGGGTGGATGGATTTCGGCCGCCGGAGCGCAGAGGAGTACGAGTACTCCTCGTAA